DNA from Gammaproteobacteria bacterium:
CGGCGCGATGATGAGGATGCCTCCGGTACACGAGCAGGGTCGCCACCGATTCGTCTGCCCTGACGATGACGTTGCCTCCGTGACCGCCCGAGCCGCCGATGGCGCGCCCGCGCGGCTTGCCACGCAACTTCTGGAAGCTGACGACGCCTGCCCCCCCGTCGCCGGCACGGACACGAACCCGAACTCTGTCAATGAACACGGGTTCCCGCTGCCTCAGTCGGTGAGGATATGGACCAGTCTCCGCCCATTCCGCCGCCCGTACTTGACGACACCATCCGCCGTCGCGAACAACGTATCGTCACCGCCGCGTCCAACGTTGTGGCCGGGGTGAATCCGGGTCCCGCGCTGTCGAACGAGAATGGAACCGGCAGACACCGCCTGTCCGTCGAAGACCTTCGGTCCGAGCCGCTGAGCGGCCGAATCCCGACCGTTCTTCGACGACCCTCCTGCTTTGGTCTTGGACATGTCAGTTCTCCTCTGGCGAAGCCTCTTCGGCCTTCTTCGGTGCTTTGGCCTTGGCAGCCTTCGTTGGCGCTTCAGCCTTCGTTGGCGCTTCAGCCTTCGTTGGCGCTTCAGCCTTCGTTGGCGCTTCAGCCTTCGTTGGCGCTTCAGC
Protein-coding regions in this window:
- the rpmA gene encoding 50S ribosomal protein L27; protein product: MSKTKAGGSSKNGRDSAAQRLGPKVFDGQAVSAGSILVRQRGTRIHPGHNVGRGGDDTLFATADGVVKYGRRNGRRLVHILTD